The genomic DNA CTTGCCGGTGGTGGGCGTGCTGCCGGTTGAGCATTTTCCGCAACAGGTCACCCCGGTGCAGAGCGCCGGTGTCTGCGCCTCCTGGCAGGGCGGCGCCGTCGCCCTCCGCGCCGGGACACCGTCTGTCGACGGGCGGGTCCCGATGCGGCTGGCCGGCGCCGACGACGACGGCCCGGGCCTCGACGCCGTGTCTCTGCCCGCGGGACGGTACGCCTACGTCAGAACCCACGGCGGCGATACGACGGGCTGGTTGATCACCGACCTCGGGGTGCGCTTTCGCGTGCGCGACGCCGACACCGCCCGCGTCCTCGCGCTGCCCGATCCGGTCGCCGTGCCGCGCGCGGTGCTCGACGCCCTTCCTCGCGGTCCCGAACTCAGCCGGTCAGCGGCGCTGCTCGCCCACGACACTGTCGCCTCGCCGTGACCGGGATACCAGACCTGCGACCAGCAGCGCGGCCAAGCAGCACAGTGCCCCGATGGTCGCCGCCCGAGAGCCGGGATCGTCGCGCTGGGTCCGGGCGGTCAACGGAGTCGGCTCCGGAACAGGCTGCGGGGTAACGGGTTCGGTTTCGTTACTGAGAGCAGCGACGGGGTCCACCACGCCGTGGCCGGTCACCGGATCCCACCCGGCGCCGACCGGGCGGGCGGTGTCCTCGATGCGCCGCATCACCTGCCGCGCGGTGAGTGCCGGAAAGCGCGAACGCACCAGTGCCACCACACCGCTGACGACGGGTGCGGCATAACTGGTGCCCGCGATCGCCACGGTGCGGCCGAAGCTCTGCTGGGAGTCGACCAGGCCGGTGCCCGACGGATGCAGGGAGACCACCTGCTCGCCGGGGGCGGCGACGTCCACCCACGGGCCCGGCAGGGTGAACTCCGACGGGGCATCACCGGCACCCACCGATCCGACCGTGAGCACATAGTCGTCATACCAGCCAGGGCTGGAGGCCACCGTGGCCGTTTCCCAGTCCATGTCAGACATCTCGGGTTGCGGCGGGCAACGGCCCGCCCGCCGACGTTGCCCGCGGCGGCCACCACGACGACATCGCGGGTGTCCACGGCGTACGCGAGTGCCGCACCCAGGGGGCCGTCATCGACGAACCCGGAGGCGCAGGCGATCGACGAGATGTTGATGACACCCGCACCCAGGTCCGCGGCGGTACGGACCGCCTTGGCCAGCGTCGCAACATCGCCCACACCAGCCGCGCTGGGATCGGCGGCGGGTGCGAACAGGGTGCTGGACTGCCGGATCGCGACGATGGTGGCCCCCGGGGCCACTCCGCTGAACCCATCGGCGTCCGGAGATGCCGCGATGATGCCGGCCACCATGGTGCCGTGGCCGTCGCAGTCGGTGGTGCCGTCACCGGTGGAGACATAATCACCGCCGGCCTCCACCTGCGCGAGCCGGCGATGGCGCGTGACCCCGGTGTCGATCACCGCAACGCGCTGACCATCACCGCGGCTGAGCTCGTGAATCCTTCCGAGCCGCACCGGGTGTGGTGCGGCGGCAACCGCGGGGACCGCGCACGGCGCGGTCTGCACCGTGGGCACCGGTGGCATCGGTGCGGCCACGGCGGGCAGCAGAGCCGGATCGACGGTGGGTGCGGTGACGGCGTGCGCCGCCGGCGGGGGAGCCGACACGCCGAGCAGTAGCGCGGCCAACACGGCCCGCGCGCCCCTCATGGCCACACCGCGCCGGGGGTGAACACACCGAGGGCCCACCCGGCCACCGGAACCGCGGCGGCCAGAAGCGCCAACTCGAGCCCCTGCGCAGCCCGCCGTCGGGCCGGGCTCGAGAAGCCCCGGGGCGGACGGACCCCCACCAGCGCCACTGCCGCCGTGGCGCCCAGTTCCCAGCCGAGGCCCGGGGCGTGGCGGTGCGCGGCGACGAGGCCGCACACCAGTGCCAGCAGAGCTGCGCCGCACAGGCCGGTGGCCGCGGCTGTCTCCGGATGGGTGCGGATCCGCAGGACCAACACTGTGGCGGTGACCGCGGCCAGCGTGCTGGCCGCCCATCCCGGCGACACCGTGGTCACCACCGCCACCCCGGCTGCCGCGGCGGCGGCGGATCCGGCCACCAGACTGGTGATCAGTTGGCGCGCCTCGCGCAGCCGCGATCCCGGGTCCGGGTCCGAACCGAGCCGGCATACCCCGGCGGCCACCCGGAACGTCGTGGTCAGGACCGCCAGAGACACCACGACCGCGAGCACCGCCGCGGTGACCGCGCCGGCGGTGACGACGGTGGCGGCCAGGGCGGCGACGGCCCACACCGTGGCCAGGCAGGTCAGCGCGCCCCACCACCAGGTGCGGTCGCCGCAGATGCGCCCGCTCACCACGGCGGCCACCGCGGCAGCCGCCGCCCCCAGCAGCACATCGGGTAGCCCGGTGCCCGGCGCCGCGAACGCCGCCGCCGATGCGACCATGGCCGTGACCACCGCCACTCCGGCAACGGCGCCGAAACCCGGCGGCAGCGCCGTGCGGTCGCAGACCGCAGCGGGTTCTACTGGCACCGGTGCGGGTCGTGCCGGCGCCGGGGCCACCAGAAGAAGAACCGTTCCGTCGCCGACTCCGTTGTCGCGCAGACTCTTCGACGTGTCCACCACCCTGCCTGCGGCGTCGGTGACCCCTGCGCACAGCACCCCGGGATCGGCTCCGGCCCCGGTCAACAGGTCGTGCAGGTGCGGCAGCAGCGTCGCCAGTGGGATCCCGTCGGGCACGGCCACATCGGTCTCGGCGCCACCCCCGAAGATCGTCAACCGTGTCATGTCCACCCCGCGACCGTAGGTCGATCCGGCGAGCAGGGGCGACGGTCATCCACAGGTGAATTGCGGACTCCCGCAGCGCTGCCTACCGTCCGCACTCACATCATGAGGGGAGACCGGCTGTGCACCAGGTGATGAAAGCGGACCCGCCGGCGCCCACGGCGGTCCCGGTGGCCGCGCCGCCGCCGGTTCCCGCCGCGGCGCCGGCGGGAGTCGCGGCCCGGCTGATCCCGCTGTCCACCCTGGGCGTGACGGCGGCCATGGTGGCCGTGGTGTTGGCGACGGATTCACCGCTGGCGAGCAACCCGATGTTCCTGATGTTTCCGCTGATGATGGCGGTGTCGGCGCTGGCCAGCCTGGCCGGCGGCCACCGCGGCACCGCCGAGCTCGACGCCGTCCGGCGCCGCTACCTGCACCACCTGTCCGACATCGGGCAGACGCTGACGGAACATGGCGCAGCACAACACCGATGGCTCGCTCACCACCACCCGGGGCCCGAAACTTTGTGGCAGGTAGCCGGATCCGAGCGACGGTGGGAACGCCGCCGCGGGCACCAGGGCTTCGGTCGCATCAGATGCGGCCTGGGCGAGGTGAGCGCCGCCGCACAGCCCGAGCTCCCCGGCGGCACCGAACTCGGCGACGTCGACCCGGTGACCACCGCGGCGCTGCAGCGCCTCCTGCACGCCTACGCCACGATTCGCGACGCTCCCGTCACCGTGGATCTGGGAGCCGCCGCCCTGGTCCGGCTGCTGGGCGACGACAACGCCACCGCAGCGTGGGCGCGGGCCCTGCTGTGCCAGCTGGCCACCTTCCACACCCCGGCCGATGTGGCCATCGCCGTCGCGGGCCCGGAGCACCGGCTCGACCGCTGGGACTGGCTGAAATGGCTACCCCACCACGGGCATCCGCAGCACTGCGACGACGTGGGCCCGGCCCGGCTGGTGTACCGCGGCGTGGCCGACGCGGTGGCCGACCATACGCCGGGCCGGCAGCTGGTGCTGCTGGTGGACGGGACGACGGTGACGGCGGGCGACATCGGCGAGCGCCCCGATGTGACGGTGGTGTGCCTGGGCGGGGCGGTGGGCACCGGGGACGTGGTGTGGGACGCCTGCAGCGGCGAGGTGCGCCCCGATACCCTGTCGCTCCCCGCAGCCGCCGCCTGCGCCCGCCGACTGGCGCGGCGGGCGCCGGCGCCGGAACAGACCGCGGGCGCCGGGGACCCCCTGCACGTGCGACTCGGCCGCACCGACCGCGGCGACCCGGTGTACCTGGATATTCGCGAGGCGGCCCTCGGAGGTGCCGGTCCACACGGATTGTGCATCGGCGCAACGGGTTCAGGTAAATCCGAGCTGCTGCGCACCGTGGCGGTGGCGATGATCGCCCGGCACTCCGTCGACGAATTGAACCTCATCCTGGTGGACTTCAAAGGGGGCGCCAGCTTCCTGGATCTGCAGCGCGCTCCGCACGTGGCGGCCGTCATCACCAACCTCGCCGACGAGGCGCACCTGGTGGACCGGATGCGCGACGCCCTCGAGGGCGAGATGCACCGCCGCCAGCAGCTGCTCCGCGAGGCGGGCAACCTGGCCAAGGCCGACGACTACGCGCGGGTGCGGCAGACCCGCCCGGACCTGCCCGCGCTGCCCGCGCTTCTCGTCATCGTCGATGAGTTCTCCGAATTACTGAGCAGACAGCCCGATTTCATCGACGTCTTCACTGCGATCGGGCGGGTCGGCCGCTCACTGGGCATTCATCTGCTGCTGGCCAGCCGGCGCCTGGACGACGGTCGGTTGCGCGGGCTGGAGTCGCATCTGTCCTACCGGATCTGCCTCAAGACCCTCTCGGTCGCCGAATCACGGGCCGTTCTGGGGGTGCCGGACGCTCACCACCTCCCGGCGACGCCCGGCTCCGCCCTGCTCAAGATCGGCGCCGCCGACCCGGTGCCGTTCCGCGCCGACCAGGTGTCGGCCCCGGCTGTCCCGTCGTTTTCGGCACCCGCGCGTGTGTTGCGGCACCCGGTGCGGTTCACGTCCGTCCCGGCCGGTCCGGTTCACCGCGGTGGTGCCGACAACAGCTCGTGCCGTTCGGTTCTCGAGACGGTCCTCGACGCGGCGGCGGTGCCCGGTGCGGCGGCGCATCCTGTGTGGCTGGCGCCGCTGCGACACTCGCCGCGGCTGGCCGACCTGCCGGTGGGGGCAGGGTTGACCGTGCCCATCGGACTATCCGACCGGGTGTTCGAGCAGCGCCGGGTACCGGCGCTGCTGAACCTGTCGGGGGCGGCGGGCAACGTCGCGGTGGTCGGCGGGCCCCGCTCGGGTAAGACGACCGTGCTGACCACCCTGATCGGTGCGCTGAGCCTGGCGCACGGGCCCGATGAGCTGCACCTCTACTGTCTGGATTTCGGTGGCGGGGCGCTCGCGCCGCTGATCGGCCTGCCGCACGTCGGTGCCGTGGCCGGACGCCGGGATCCGGAGTTGGTGCGGCGCATCGTCGCTCAGGTGGTCGCCGAGGTGCGCCGCCGCGACGGGCGGTGTACCGCGGGTGCCGACACTTTTCTGCTCATCGACGGATGGGCCACCTTTCGGCAGGAGTTCGACGACCTGGAGAACACCGTGGTGTCGCTGGCCACCGAGGGCCTGGCGCACGGCGTGCACGTGGTCGTGACCGCCACCCGATGGGCGGATCTGCGGTCGGTGCTGAAAGACCAGCTCGGCTCCCGCGTCGAGCTGAGGCTCGCGGATCCGGTCGATTCCGAGGTGGACCGCACCCGTGCGCGGGCGGTCCCGAAAGCCCGGCCCGGTAGCGGCCTCACCCCCGACGGGTACCCGATGACAGCGGCCCTGCCCGGTGATCTCGACGCCTTGGCGGTGCAGCTGCGGGCCCGGCACGGGACGTCGTGCGCGCCGCGGGTGACCACCCTGCCCACCCAGGTGGACCGCAGGGCGCTGCCCTGGGCCGCCGACGCGGTGCTCGGGCTGGGAGATCGTGAGATGCAGCCGGTGACCCTCGATTTCGCGGTACGCCCGCATCTGGTGATCCTGGGTGACGCGCAGTGCGGCAAGACGGCGGCGATTCGGCTGCTGCTCGACGAGATCGGCCGCACGTCGCAGGCGGAGGTACACCTGCTGGACCCACGACGCACACTGCACCCGCAGGGTTGTCATGCCTACGCGGGCAGCACCACGCAGTGCGCGGACCTGGTGGCCGATCTGGTGGCGCGCCTGCAACCACGCACCCGGGCGGGCTGGACCGGCCCACAGGTCTACCTGCTGGTCGATGATCACGAGCTGACCGGCCGCGCCATCGAGCCACTGGTCGAGCTGATCCCGCACGCCCGCGACATCGGTCTGCACGTGGTGCTGGCGCGCCGGGGCGGTGCGCGGGCGCTCTACGACCCCGTGCTCACCGCGCTGCGGGACTGCGGTTCGGTGAGTCTGCAGATGAGTCAGGCCGGCGACGACGCCGGCCGGGCACGCGTGCTGCCTCCGGGGCGGGCCACGGTGGCCGTCGGCGCCGAGCAGCAGGTGGTGCAGCTGGCCTGGGTTCCGCCACGATGACCGTCACGTGCCTGCTGGGCCCCGCGGAGGTGCAGCGGGTGACACCGCCGGCCACCGTGGCGGATCCCATGCTGGCGGGCGCGGCCCTCGACGCCGGCCCGGCGCGCGTCGTCCTCGTCGGCGACCAGCCCATTGCCGTCGGCACACTCTGGCACGATCTGCTGGCGCCGCTGCTGGCGGACGCGGACGCGGCCACGCTGGTACATCCCGGTTGGTGGACCCCGCCGATGGTGGAGTTGGTGCACCGCGCCGCCACCGCACTGGTGCAGACCGTCACCGTGACGTCGCGGGCCGCACTGCTGGCAGGAAGCGGCCCGGGCCTGGTGGTCGTCGAGATCGCGGAGCACGCGGTCCTGGTGACCGGCAGCAGCGGCCCGCTCGGCTTGGTGCGCCGCGGTGATGGGTCGGTGGTCGAGCGCATCGCCGACCTGGTGGGCTCGAGCCCGGCCATCATCGACGCTCCCGCGGACATACCCGGGTCCTCGGTGCTCACCGGTGCGGTGGCGGCGGCCTTGTCCGTTCGGGGCGTGCGGGTGTCGCGCAACGGCGCCGAGCGGATCAGTGCCGCCCTCGCATCGCCCGCGCAGAATGTGTCGCGCCGGCCGCGGTGGGCGGTGGCGGCCGCACTGACGGCCGGGCTGGTGTCCGCCGGAGTCTGGGCGCTTCACCCGAGCGAGCCGGATAGGCGACCGGTGGTCACGGCTGCGCTGGTGGAGGGACGGGTCACCGTGCAGGTGCCCGCCGCCTGGACCGTGCAGCGGGTGACCACCGGGCCGGGATCGGCTCGCGTGCAGGTGGTTTCGCCCGAGGATCCCGACGTGATGCTGCACCTGACCCAATCCCGCGTTCCGGTGCAGGACCTCGCCGCCACAGCCACGGCGCTGCGGAGCGCCATCGATGCCGAGCCCGCAGGGACGTTCGTCGACTTCGACCCGGCGGGGCGGCGAGCGGGCAGGCCGGTGGTGACCTACCGGGAAGTGCGGCCCGGCCGCGACATCGGCTGGACGGTGTTGGTCGACGCAGATGTGCGGATCAGCATCGGCTGCCAGAGCGCACCGGGACGCGCGGACACGGTCGCCGCAGCGTGTGACGACGCGGTGCGCACCGCGCAGCGACTCGGGTGAACGCACTTTCGAGGGAACCAAAACGCCTCGGCGACAGACGAACAAGACAAGAGGAAAGGAGCTCCCGATGAGCAACTCAACACTGGCCACCGACTTCGCGCTCATGCGCGCGGCCGCCGACGCCACCGACGCCCGCAGCGCCGAGATCCGCACCCTGCTGCAGGGGTGTATCGGCAGATTGCAGGCGGTGCCCGCCTCGGTGTGGGGCGGCGCTGCCGCAGTCCGCTTCCGGGATGTGGTGGACCGGTGGAACTCCGAGACGGTCCGGCTGTGCCACTCGCTGGACGCCATCGCGGCGACCATCCGCCAGAACGAGAAAACCCTGCAGGAAGCCGGGCACCAACATGCCCAGCAGATCGCCGCCGTATCAAACGATCTGCGGCACTGAGACTTTCAGGGAGAGATGATGGATCAGATCAGCTACGACTTCGGTGAGATCGAGGTGGCCGTCAGGCAGGAGATCGCGCGGACCTCGGTGCGACTGAACGCCGCCCTGGACGACCTGGCCGCGCGGATCGCGCCGCTGCAGCAGGTCTGGACCCGCGACGCCGCCGAGGCCTACCGCGTCCAGCAGACCGCGTGGCAGCAGTCGGCCACAGCGCTCGACGAAATCCTGCAGCGCCTCGGTCGGGCCGTCGGTGACGGCGCAGCGGCCGTGGCCGACACCGACCGGGCAGCCGCCAACGTCTGGCGGTGAGCCGATGAGACCTGTGCGGCCCGGTGGGACCTGGAGAAGCCCGCCGGGCCGCACGGCACTGCAGTGTGGGGCAACCGATGCACCCGCCCGAGGAAAACGGCTATGGTGGCGGTCACACGGAGGGCCCGACCGCGGAGCCCGCCAGGGACCAGTGATCGCCGGTGACAGCTTCGACCAACGCGCATGACGGGCGCCGTACCCCGGCGCTTCATGCTGTGCACGAACGGTTCGTCGCGGGTGAGGTGGATGCCACCTCCCTGGCCGATCAGGTGCGCCCGGTGGTCGCGGAGAGCTGGCGACGCAGCCTCGCCGGTGGCGTCGATCCCGACCTCGGGGGAGCGCGGCCCTCATCGGTGGCACTGACCATCGCCCGGCTGCGCGAGACCCATCCGTTGGCGCCGGCGTTGCCCGTCATCCGGCGGCTGCTGGTCGACGATGCGGTGGAGTCCGGCGTGGTGGTGGCCGTGAGTGCGGCGGACGGGACCCTGCTGTGGGTCGAGGGCGACCCGGTGATGCGCCGCAAGGCCGAGGCCATGAACTTCCTGCCCGGCGCGGACTGGAGTGAGCGCGGCGCGGGTACCAACGCACCCGGTACGGCGCTGGCGTTGGACCAGGAACTGCAGATCCGCGGCGGGGAACACTTTTCCCGGATCGTGCAGCCCTGGAGTTGCACCGCGGCGCCGGTGCACGATCCGAGCACCGGCGCCCTGCTCGGTGCCATCGACCTCACCGGCGGTGACGAGGTGGCGTCGACGCAGACGCTGGCGCTGGTGCGGGCCACCGTGGTCGCCGTGGAGAGCCACCTGGCCCTGCTGCGGCTCACCGGCAACCCCAACCCCACACCGGCCGCCCGCAAGCCGCATCTGGTGGTGCTGGGCCCCCGCCACCGGCCCGGCTGGGTGACCACCGACGACCTCGGCCATCTGCGCGCCACCGGACTGACCGGCCGCCACGCCGACATCCTGGTCCTGCTGAGCCGCCACCCCGAAGGCCTGTCTGCCGACCATCTCGCCGTGTTGCTCGATGACAAGGACCTCGACGTCGTCACCGTGCGCGCCGAGATGTCGCGGCTGCGCAAGGTCATCGGTGCCGAACACCTGGGTTCGCGGCCATACCGGTTGCTGATGCCCATCACGTCCGACATCGGTGAGATCTTCGACGCCCTCGACGACGGGGATGTGGAATCGGCGTTGGCGCGCTACACCGGGCCGTTGCTGCCGCAGTCGGTGTCTCCTGCGATCGCCCGGCTGCGCACCCAGCTGTCGGCGTCGGTGCGCGGTGCGGTGCTCGCCGAGGCGGCGCGCGGCCGTACCGATCTGCTGCGGCGGTGGCTGCAGCTGCCCGAGGGGCGAGATGACCGGGAGGGGTGGCGACTGCTGCGCGACAGCGCGGTATCGGACCCGTTGCGTCGCGCCCAGGCGGGCGGGCATCTGGCGGGGATCGACTACGACCTCAGGTGACGTGCGCGCCGGCCAAAGACGATGTTTAGTGTCGCGTGGCAGCGGGTACCCGTTGTCGACTTTTATCCTTGAGCTGCACTGATCGAGTGGCGGACACAGTGACGATCATCTATCTGCAGGGACTGCGACTGGAGCCCCAGCCGCGCAACCGAGGGTGCGTCCAGCCGCGGCCGCGCTCGCGCACCACGCTGCAGGTCACCGCCCAGGACGGAACGGTCGAGGCACTCGGTGAAGTGGATGCTGCAAACGCGAAATCCTTCTCCGACCAGGTGTGCGCGGCAATCTCGGCAATGGATGACGCGGTGGGCGAGGTCACCGTCGACCTGTCCGGAGTGCGATTTTTCGCCGTCGACGCCTGCACCGCCCTGCATGCCGTCAACGCCCACCTCATGCGCGTCGACCGGGCGTGGTCGGTGGTTCCCGGCCCAGCCGTGAGCCGGGTGCTCGGACTCTGCGATCCGGCCAGCGTGATCCCGGTGGCCGACAGCGAGGAGCTGGCTGAACCCGCCTGAGCCGAGCCCGAGTGAACGTTGCAACTGTGGTGCAACGGTCGATCTCCTACCGTGGTGACGCACGACACACTCGTGAAGCTGACGGCAGGAGATTCCATGACCACCTATGCCCGGCCGGGTGCCGAGGGCGCGCTGATGTCCTTCGACGCCCGCTACGACAACTACATCGGCGGTGAATGGGTACCGCCGAACGCGGGCCGCTACTTCCAGAACCCGACGCCGGTGACCGGTGAGGTGTTCTGCGAGGTCGCCCGCTCCGACGAATCCGACATCGAGAAAGCCCTGGACGCCGCGCACGCTGCCGCGCCGGCCTGGGGCAAGACCTCGGCCGCCGAGCGCGCGGTCATCCTCAACAAGATCGCGGACCGCATCGAGACCAACCTCGAGTCGCTGGCGCTTGCCGAGTCCTGGGACAACGGCAAGCCCATCCGCGAGACCCTGAATGCCGACCTGCCGCTGGCCGTCGACCACTTCCGCTACTTCGCCGGGGTGCTCCGCGCCCAGGAGGGCTCGCTGAGCCAGATCGACGAGGACACGGTCGCCTACCACTTCCACGAGCCGCTCGGCGTGGTCGGCCAGATCATTCCCTGGAACTTCCCGATCTTGATGGCGGTGTGGAAGCTGGCTCCCGCGCTGGCCGCCGGCAACGCCGTCGTCCTCAAGCCGGCCGAGCAGACCCCGGCGTCGATCCTCTACCTCATCTCCGTGATCGGCGACCTGCTGCCCGCCGGTGTGCTCAACGTGGTCAACGGGTTCGGCGTCGAGGCGGGCAAGCCGCTGGCCTCGTCGAACCGGATCGCCAAGATCGCCTTCACGGGGGAGACCACCACCGGCCGGCTGATCATGCAGTACGCCTCGCAGAACCTGATCCCGGTCACCCTGGAGCTCGGCGGCAAGAGCCCGAACATCTTCTTCAGTGATGTGCTCGCCGCCGCCGACAACTACCAGGACAAGGCACTCGAGGGCTTCACG from Mycolicibacterium tokaiense includes the following:
- a CDS encoding EsaB/YukD family protein, whose protein sequence is MTRLTIFGGGAETDVAVPDGIPLATLLPHLHDLLTGAGADPGVLCAGVTDAAGRVVDTSKSLRDNGVGDGTVLLLVAPAPARPAPVPVEPAAVCDRTALPPGFGAVAGVAVVTAMVASAAAFAAPGTGLPDVLLGAAAAAVAAVVSGRICGDRTWWWGALTCLATVWAVAALAATVVTAGAVTAAVLAVVVSLAVLTTTFRVAAGVCRLGSDPDPGSRLREARQLITSLVAGSAAAAAAGVAVVTTVSPGWAASTLAAVTATVLVLRIRTHPETAAATGLCGAALLALVCGLVAAHRHAPGLGWELGATAAVALVGVRPPRGFSSPARRRAAQGLELALLAAAVPVAGWALGVFTPGAVWP
- a CDS encoding STAS domain-containing protein, with product MADTVTIIYLQGLRLEPQPRNRGCVQPRPRSRTTLQVTAQDGTVEALGEVDAANAKSFSDQVCAAISAMDDAVGEVTVDLSGVRFFAVDACTALHAVNAHLMRVDRAWSVVPGPAVSRVLGLCDPASVIPVADSEELAEPA
- a CDS encoding helix-turn-helix domain-containing protein, whose product is MTASTNAHDGRRTPALHAVHERFVAGEVDATSLADQVRPVVAESWRRSLAGGVDPDLGGARPSSVALTIARLRETHPLAPALPVIRRLLVDDAVESGVVVAVSAADGTLLWVEGDPVMRRKAEAMNFLPGADWSERGAGTNAPGTALALDQELQIRGGEHFSRIVQPWSCTAAPVHDPSTGALLGAIDLTGGDEVASTQTLALVRATVVAVESHLALLRLTGNPNPTPAARKPHLVVLGPRHRPGWVTTDDLGHLRATGLTGRHADILVLLSRHPEGLSADHLAVLLDDKDLDVVTVRAEMSRLRKVIGAEHLGSRPYRLLMPITSDIGEIFDALDDGDVESALARYTGPLLPQSVSPAIARLRTQLSASVRGAVLAEAARGRTDLLRRWLQLPEGRDDREGWRLLRDSAVSDPLRRAQAGGHLAGIDYDLR
- the eccCb gene encoding type VII secretion protein EccCb, producing MHQVMKADPPAPTAVPVAAPPPVPAAAPAGVAARLIPLSTLGVTAAMVAVVLATDSPLASNPMFLMFPLMMAVSALASLAGGHRGTAELDAVRRRYLHHLSDIGQTLTEHGAAQHRWLAHHHPGPETLWQVAGSERRWERRRGHQGFGRIRCGLGEVSAAAQPELPGGTELGDVDPVTTAALQRLLHAYATIRDAPVTVDLGAAALVRLLGDDNATAAWARALLCQLATFHTPADVAIAVAGPEHRLDRWDWLKWLPHHGHPQHCDDVGPARLVYRGVADAVADHTPGRQLVLLVDGTTVTAGDIGERPDVTVVCLGGAVGTGDVVWDACSGEVRPDTLSLPAAAACARRLARRAPAPEQTAGAGDPLHVRLGRTDRGDPVYLDIREAALGGAGPHGLCIGATGSGKSELLRTVAVAMIARHSVDELNLILVDFKGGASFLDLQRAPHVAAVITNLADEAHLVDRMRDALEGEMHRRQQLLREAGNLAKADDYARVRQTRPDLPALPALLVIVDEFSELLSRQPDFIDVFTAIGRVGRSLGIHLLLASRRLDDGRLRGLESHLSYRICLKTLSVAESRAVLGVPDAHHLPATPGSALLKIGAADPVPFRADQVSAPAVPSFSAPARVLRHPVRFTSVPAGPVHRGGADNSSCRSVLETVLDAAAVPGAAAHPVWLAPLRHSPRLADLPVGAGLTVPIGLSDRVFEQRRVPALLNLSGAAGNVAVVGGPRSGKTTVLTTLIGALSLAHGPDELHLYCLDFGGGALAPLIGLPHVGAVAGRRDPELVRRIVAQVVAEVRRRDGRCTAGADTFLLIDGWATFRQEFDDLENTVVSLATEGLAHGVHVVVTATRWADLRSVLKDQLGSRVELRLADPVDSEVDRTRARAVPKARPGSGLTPDGYPMTAALPGDLDALAVQLRARHGTSCAPRVTTLPTQVDRRALPWAADAVLGLGDREMQPVTLDFAVRPHLVILGDAQCGKTAAIRLLLDEIGRTSQAEVHLLDPRRTLHPQGCHAYAGSTTQCADLVADLVARLQPRTRAGWTGPQVYLLVDDHELTGRAIEPLVELIPHARDIGLHVVLARRGGARALYDPVLTALRDCGSVSLQMSQAGDDAGRARVLPPGRATVAVGAEQQVVQLAWVPPR
- a CDS encoding WXG100 family type VII secretion target, coding for MMDQISYDFGEIEVAVRQEIARTSVRLNAALDDLAARIAPLQQVWTRDAAEAYRVQQTAWQQSATALDEILQRLGRAVGDGAAAVADTDRAAANVWR
- the adh gene encoding aldehyde dehydrogenase; protein product: MTTYARPGAEGALMSFDARYDNYIGGEWVPPNAGRYFQNPTPVTGEVFCEVARSDESDIEKALDAAHAAAPAWGKTSAAERAVILNKIADRIETNLESLALAESWDNGKPIRETLNADLPLAVDHFRYFAGVLRAQEGSLSQIDEDTVAYHFHEPLGVVGQIIPWNFPILMAVWKLAPALAAGNAVVLKPAEQTPASILYLISVIGDLLPAGVLNVVNGFGVEAGKPLASSNRIAKIAFTGETTTGRLIMQYASQNLIPVTLELGGKSPNIFFSDVLAAADNYQDKALEGFTMFALNQGEVCTCPSRSLIQADIYDEFLALAAIRTKAVRQGDPLDTETMIGAQASNDQLEKILSYIEIGKSEGAQVVTGGERAELGGDLNGGYYVAPTIFTGHNKMRIFQEEIFGPVVAVTSFKDYDEAISIANDTLYGLGAGVWSRNGNTAYRAGRDIKAGRVWTNCYHQYPAHAAFGGYKQSGIGRENHKMMLDHYQQTKNLLVSYSDTAAGFF
- a CDS encoding type VII secretion-associated protein, producing the protein MTVTCLLGPAEVQRVTPPATVADPMLAGAALDAGPARVVLVGDQPIAVGTLWHDLLAPLLADADAATLVHPGWWTPPMVELVHRAATALVQTVTVTSRAALLAGSGPGLVVVEIAEHAVLVTGSSGPLGLVRRGDGSVVERIADLVGSSPAIIDAPADIPGSSVLTGAVAAALSVRGVRVSRNGAERISAALASPAQNVSRRPRWAVAAALTAGLVSAGVWALHPSEPDRRPVVTAALVEGRVTVQVPAAWTVQRVTTGPGSARVQVVSPEDPDVMLHLTQSRVPVQDLAATATALRSAIDAEPAGTFVDFDPAGRRAGRPVVTYREVRPGRDIGWTVLVDADVRISIGCQSAPGRADTVAAACDDAVRTAQRLG
- a CDS encoding WXG100 family type VII secretion target; amino-acid sequence: MSNSTLATDFALMRAAADATDARSAEIRTLLQGCIGRLQAVPASVWGGAAAVRFRDVVDRWNSETVRLCHSLDAIAATIRQNEKTLQEAGHQHAQQIAAVSNDLRH